One window of Acetomicrobium sp. S15 = DSM 107314 genomic DNA carries:
- a CDS encoding TAXI family TRAP transporter solute-binding subunit: MVRKKGLLVRVAVLASVVFMASSAWAVTFINLATGTTGGMYYPVGAAMVKIWNENIADINANVQSTGGTVHNIQLMGNGEAEAGFMDHNYYSAYNGLGKWEDNPQKYIRGMVPLYPEPVQLMVAPNSGIKSVYDLKGKKVSIGAVASGTEVTARQLLNLAGIDPDKDIKAENLGVGDTGRAFADRLIDAAIMMGALGQAGVVEATTLGVAYLIDIPDEVIKKAVSQYPYWFPFTIPAGTYKGQEEPIKTYAGPNIIAVHEKLTEDLVYQMTKTLFEHKEDLIAVTPQMKHMVPENVEQIVIPLHPGAERYYKEIGVLK; this comes from the coding sequence ATGGTGAGGAAGAAGGGGTTATTAGTTCGGGTCGCAGTGCTGGCATCGGTTGTCTTTATGGCGAGTTCAGCTTGGGCGGTAACGTTTATCAACCTCGCCACGGGGACGACTGGAGGGATGTATTACCCTGTAGGTGCTGCTATGGTCAAGATTTGGAATGAGAATATAGCTGATATAAATGCCAATGTTCAATCCACCGGCGGAACCGTCCACAATATCCAATTGATGGGCAATGGAGAGGCGGAGGCAGGTTTCATGGATCACAATTATTACAGCGCCTACAATGGCTTGGGCAAGTGGGAGGACAACCCTCAGAAATACATAAGGGGAATGGTCCCTCTCTATCCCGAGCCCGTCCAGCTTATGGTAGCGCCCAACAGCGGCATAAAGAGCGTTTACGATCTAAAGGGTAAAAAGGTATCTATAGGAGCCGTGGCCAGCGGCACAGAGGTTACGGCGAGACAACTTTTGAACCTTGCCGGCATAGACCCAGATAAGGACATAAAGGCGGAGAACTTAGGTGTGGGAGACACCGGAAGGGCCTTCGCGGACAGGCTCATCGATGCCGCGATAATGATGGGAGCGCTGGGTCAGGCTGGGGTGGTGGAGGCTACCACCCTGGGGGTGGCTTATCTCATCGACATCCCCGACGAGGTCATCAAGAAGGCAGTCAGTCAGTATCCTTATTGGTTCCCCTTCACCATACCGGCCGGCACCTATAAGGGCCAAGAGGAGCCGATCAAAACCTACGCAGGTCCTAACATCATAGCCGTTCACGAAAAGCTCACTGAGGATTTAGTCTACCAGATGACGAAGACACTTTTTGAACACAAAGAAGACCTCATCGCAGTTACACCTCAGATGAAACATATGGTGCCCGAAAACGTCGAGCAGATCGTGATACCCTTACATCCTGGCGCCGAGCGCTATTACAAAGAAATAGGTGTCCTAAAGTGA